From the genome of Candidatus Eisenbacteria bacterium:
GTATTCCTGAACATAATGATAAACGCAGTCCAGGCAATGCCCGATGGCGGTGAAATAAAGGTGAGCGCCGGGTCGCGGCGCGGAAGGTACAAACGGACGTTTGCAGACATAACCTTTGAGGATTCAGGACCCGGCGTGCCCGAAGAAATAAGGGAGAAGATATTTACGCCTTTCTTCACGACGCGGCCGATGGGTACCGGTCTTGGACTGGCTATTTCGCTCCAATTGGTCAGAGAGCACGATGGAAGGATCACGGTAAGGGACAGCTCTCTGGGCGGGGCTCTTTTCCGCGTGAGCCTGCCGGTAACACGGCCCTGACAGGAGGTTTTCTTTGGCTCCGACAGTAATCGTCATAGATGACGAGGCTCTCATAAGGAAGTCCCTTTCCAAGGTCCTGAGGGCGAAGGGATTCAAGGTTGAAACCGCCGACACCTGTTCTCAAGGGCTTTCCGTCATAGAAGAAACCGATCCGCAGATTGTGATTGTCGACCTCAAACTCCCGGACGGCAACGGACTCGATCTCATCCCAAAGATAAGGCAGGTGGACCCGTCGATTCGATGCATAGTGATAACAGGCCACGGTGATATCCAGTCTGCGGTTGAGGCAATGAAATTGGGCGCCAGCGATTTCTTAAAGAAGCCATACGACATGGAAGAGATTATCCTGGCTGTTGAAAGCGCTTCCAGCGATTTCCTGATGAAGAGAGAGCTTGACTCTTACAAGAGGAAGGAGATGGAGGTTTTCGGCGGAAGAAAGATGGTCGGGAACAGCGCGCCGATGGAGGAGATCAGGAAACTCATAGAGAAGGTGGCGAGGAGCGACGCAACGACCGTGCTTGTGCAGGGGGAAAGCGGGAGCGGGAAGGAACTGGTCGCGCGAGCGATTCATCATTCGAGCGAAAGGGCGAAGTTTCCATTCATGGAGGTGAACTGCTCGTCGTTTCAGGAGACGCTTCTTGAGAATGAGCTCTTCGGACACGAAAAAGGCGCGTTCACGGATGCCTTGGAGCTCAAGAAGGGCCTGGTCGAACTCTCGGACATGGGAACGCTTTTTCTCGACGAAGTCGGAGACATGCCTCTCTCAACCCAGGCAAAGCTCCTGAGGTTCATAGATAACAAGTCATTCAAGAGGGTGGGCGGTTCCCGCGACATAACCGTTGACATACGCATTATAGCCGCCACGAACAAGGATGTTGAGAAAGCGGTTGAGATAGGATCTTTCAGGCCTGAGCTCTACTACAGACTCAAGGTGGTTTCAATCCACGTGCCTCCGCTCAGGGAGCGGCCGGAGGACATAGTGACCCTGGCGGAGTTTTTCATGGATGAGTTCAACCGGCAATTCAGGAAGAGGTTCACGGGAATATCGCCAGAGGCCAGAGAAATTCTTCTGGGCTATCG
Proteins encoded in this window:
- a CDS encoding sigma-54 dependent transcriptional regulator: MAPTVIVIDDEALIRKSLSKVLRAKGFKVETADTCSQGLSVIEETDPQIVIVDLKLPDGNGLDLIPKIRQVDPSIRCIVITGHGDIQSAVEAMKLGASDFLKKPYDMEEIILAVESASSDFLMKRELDSYKRKEMEVFGGRKMVGNSAPMEEIRKLIEKVARSDATTVLVQGESGSGKELVARAIHHSSERAKFPFMEVNCSSFQETLLENELFGHEKGAFTDALELKKGLVELSDMGTLFLDEVGDMPLSTQAKLLRFIDNKSFKRVGGSRDITVDIRIIAATNKDVEKAVEIGSFRPELYYRLKVVSIHVPPLRERPEDIVTLAEFFMDEFNRQFRKRFTGISPEAREILLGYRWPGNVRELRNILERAVLLEDSGTLEKKHLPKEMVSSVEEAPKSKRLPGLPQESDLVTLDELELNYIKKVVEAEGGNRTRAAKTLGISRQSLIDRLKRIEPNEKVTR